TTAAGGTGTTTGCGTTCAGAAACTTTGCTGCCGAGACATAATGACCATTGGTGCCCAAGGGGAAAACAAAGATGCCTCGTTCTTGCACGCAGCGACGAACAAGCTTGTTGAAGAGTGCCAGACTGGTATTACCATATATAATGTCAGAATTAGAGTCTACTAGGTAATTATAGTTACGTTTCAACAGCCTCTGAATGCTGGATCGAACATCAGTTTCAGAATCCATGATGTTCtgcctaacaaagctttcaaaaATGGAGGCCTTCACTGCAGAAGGTATTGGCAAGAAGTTCCGATCTAAATCCATATGAATGACACAAGACTTCTTGGTATCAGGAAGGAAAAATTCAGCTTCTTTTATGGCAGATATGGCAGAATTAGAGAATCCTATCATCCTCTGAGGCAGCACTAATGCAGGTCGTCTCTGAAAAATAGCGACGAAAAATTAGAAGACAACGAACCAAAGCACACAATAGGGCCACAAAATATTGCACAGGCAACACCTTTTGTGAAGAGCAATACTCCATAGATCTCTGGCCATATTATCATTTTTACTCAGAATAATAAGATGAAAACAAATTAAAACGTCCTTGTAATACATTTAGCTGTTCATGTCAGTAGGTTTTATCCAATCAAGGAGGATCCACTCCAAAATTTTAAAACGAAAAGTAGCTGAAGTTGACTAATGCTTTTAGACATCAGAGGTCGTCGTGCGGATGAGTGACGTGGGTAATTGGAGACAAGTTCTGTTACCTCTTGCTGTGCATGCGGCTCGCAAATTCGAAATGCTAACAGCTGATGGAGAAGACAGCCATAATACTGCTGGCTGATCACAGAAGTGTGCCCTTCCAATAGCTCAACAGTTTGTGACAATGCCTCGCAGAAAGCCGCCTGTTCAGAAATGGTGAAAGCAACTTCCAGATCAGAATAAACCTGCAAGATAAACCAAATGGAAACATTTAGACCGTGTTTCCAAAGTAAGATGTAAGAATACAAAAAGGTTGAAATAAAATTCCAGGCTGATCAATATAACATGGTATTGTAGGTTCACTGAATGTCACCTGATTCTTTACTAAACCGCACAGTATAGCTACATGCGAAGGTAGGGTGTTTCCAGCAAGATATCGCAACACACTATTAGAGCTTGGCACACGAGACAACTCCAGATGTtctgaaatatccaggaataaccATGAACCAACATCTTTCGTTACGTTTAGCAAGTTCACAAAAGCAGCAGTGCTGATAGCGTCGAACTGAGCCATGCCAGTAACAACAACTTGAGGCTTCAGTTTCCTGATAAACTCAATCAGCAAGTCCCATTTGAGTGGTGATTCAATTACAGTCACTATGTTTTCAGCTTCGGTACAATCTGCTCTTTCCTGAAAAAAATAAACAAAGCAGTAGCTTCAGCATTCTTGTCACCATTATTTTTCTTCACGGAAAAGACATGTGTCGCCAGAGGAGTGTTGTCTCAAATGCACAAGCTAGCTGCAGAGCAAAGTACCTCAATTGTTGAAGATGTTAACCATTGTTTGGGCAAGTGTCTGGTCAGATGTTCATCAACAATTGCAAGCGCCGGCGAGAACAACTGAAGAGCATTTTCTATCGCTACAGCACGAGAAGGGAATACAACAACATTCTGGTGCACCAGAAAAGAAAAATGAGTATGATATGAAGCATAAGATAGATGCAACAAGCAAGTCAGTCATACGAATTTCTAGTATAAACAGGCATAACTGTGAAggaaaaaagtattacatcaggAGTTAACGGGATGTGGTGGTAAGCCTTCATAAATCCAGTAGCAAGATTCCGGAAGTTTAAACATCCAGCTGGAGGCTCACAAGGATTGGACTTGTTCTCTTTCAAAAAGCTAGCTAGGTATGCTAGGAAGGAAATTTTTTCATCAGCAACAGAATTGTCATCAAAGGACAAATCCAGGGAGCTGCTGACTTCAGGGAATCCATCTTTAAGAAAGTCAAATATTTTCTTCACCTGAAAATTCTCCACATTAATAATCTCCCCTcccttatactccctccgtaaagaaatataagagcgtttagatcactaaaatagtgacctaaacactcttatatttctttacagagggagtattttaTAATTTGATAAATTTAAAAAGAACACACACCAACCTGGTCGGGCTGGCGAAGATGACAACTATACATAGACAAAGCATGTGAAACGCAGCCACCAGATTTCATGTATGCACAGGCTGTGCGTGCGGAGATAGGTTGATCCCCACCAAGATCCACAAAGAATTCAAATCGATGTGGGCCATTTTTCTTGATTTCAACTAAATCTGAAAGATCTGTGTCGGCAGCCTGCAAAGAACCCACCTACTTGGTAATGATGCTACATAAAAATGCCATTGTAATCTACTGCTCTAAATATTAAAAGCTAGTATAATGCAACTCGAAGTGCATATCATTGACCAAATAAGGACATGCTGGCATACAGAAGATTTGCTGGTTAATCAACACCTGGTCTGTCATAGAACCCTCACCTGCATAAGTTTTGATTGCCAGAGATTATTGATGCGAAATCCATGGCGCAAAAATAAACGTTCACATAAAACTTGACCCGGTCGGCCTCCCATGCTGAATATCATGATACCCATAGGCTTTATGAGAGCTATCCCTTCTTCAACTGCACGAGCAATCAACCCAAGGCCAAATTGGTCCTCAACAACACCCTGTATGCAGTAAAATATGCAATAAGTTTAAAAGCACAACAAACCCCCCAAAAAAGGAAATTGGAACAGCACACAGCAATCATAAGACATACTAACTTGACTGGACCTATGTGTCATTCACAAAAGCATCAAAACTTCTGTATCTAACAGATCATAAGTGAATATTACAGATACTAATAATTTCATAGTCCAGCAGTCATTCGTTAGATGAGCGTGGAGAACTAATGACATGTCAACACATTTTTCAGACACATAAAAGATGTGTCTCAACTGACCTGAAAGGCACAGTAGTAGCACCGAGAGTACAAGAACTCCTCACTTGAATTATTAATTTTAATATTTGGCATCACCTCTGGATTGGGGTCAAGAACCTGAAAAACAGATAAAGTCTTTTTCTTCAAATCTGGTCTGCAACAACTTGCTTTCACCAAAGATGTTAACAGCTGACCATACCTGTGGTATGCACCCAACAATGCAATCAAGCTCTATCTTGC
This sequence is a window from Aegilops tauschii subsp. strangulata cultivar AL8/78 chromosome 7, Aet v6.0, whole genome shotgun sequence. Protein-coding genes within it:
- the LOC109772098 gene encoding methionine S-methyltransferase, whose amino-acid sequence is MEMRGIFVPCFAAFYEGLGQQPDYIFRDKTVAELGCGNGEMSIALAQRWSPFKVGAAATGNHESYNKQSQKLQLAFVSAYGAAEALLRRLDAPASGAAARRLLGAVRRRFADPAAGQDCLHAFNFRVIPDDPQLQQQGFQQITTIEVPGIFVPCSAAFCEGLRQQPDSIFRDKTVAELGCGNGWMSIALAQRWSPFKVYGLDINPRAIKIARINLYLNALDDDGLPIYDGEGKTSLDRIEFHESDLLSCCRDSKIELDCIVGCIPQVLDPNPEVMPNIKINNSSEEFLYSRCYYCAFQGVVEDQFGLGLIARAVEEGIALIKPMGIMIFSMGGRPGQVLCERLFLRHGFRINNLWQSKLMQAADTDLSDLVEIKKNGPHRFEFFVDLGGDQPISARTACAYMKSGGCVSHALSMYSCHLRQPDQVKKIFDFLKDGFPEVSSSLDLSFDDNSVADEKISFLAYLASFLKENKSNPCEPPAGCLNFRNLATGFMKAYHHIPLTPDNVVVFPSRAVAIENALQLFSPALAIVDEHLTRHLPKQWLTSSTIEERADCTEAENIVTVIESPLKWDLLIEFIRKLKPQVVVTGMAQFDAISTAAFVNLLNVTKDVGSWLFLDISEHLELSRVPSSNSVLRYLAGNTLPSHVAILCGLVKNQVYSDLEVAFTISEQAAFCEALSQTVELLEGHTSVISQQYYGCLLHQLLAFRICEPHAQQERRPALVLPQRMIGFSNSAISAIKEAEFFLPDTKKSCVIHMDLDRNFLPIPSAVKASIFESFVRQNIMDSETDVRSSIQRLLKRNYNYLVDSNSDIIYGNTSLALFNKLVRRCVQERGIFVFPLGTNGHYVSAAKFLNANTLTIPTKSSSGFKIEPSALEDTLNNKEPFSRAWVYISGPTINPSGFLYSAKEIEELLSICARNAARVVTDTSFSGLEFQTDDWPFPGVQFPFNRWPCWDLEGCLDDMAGHVAPVYLLGELSLELTMAGLKFGFLISEDRSLEYSFPILSQPHSTLKYTFRKLLGLKYELDEHFSNLIAEQRETLKGRANHLMKTLESCGWDVVGCHGGILMLAKPTTYIGKLFRVNGFEGTLNGCNIREALLRSTRLCISSSTWTGITDYCRFSFALESGEFKRAMDCITRFKELVLGGSDES